Proteins encoded by one window of bacterium:
- the rpsP gene encoding 30S ribosomal protein S16 codes for MLTLKLQRIGKKHQASYRLIVGEKREKLNGKQLEDLGWYDPRADKMNFNKERALYWISKGAQKTDTVHNLLIKAGVIEGKKIAVHKQPKKKEGEKTAEAPKAEAAAPAAEAAAPAAVQ; via the coding sequence ATGCTCACATTAAAACTTCAACGGATAGGCAAAAAGCACCAGGCGTCGTATCGTCTGATTGTCGGCGAAAAGCGGGAAAAATTGAACGGCAAACAGCTGGAGGATTTGGGTTGGTACGACCCGCGCGCTGATAAGATGAATTTCAATAAGGAACGCGCGCTGTACTGGATTTCCAAAGGCGCGCAAAAGACCGACACTGTGCACAATCTGCTTATCAAGGCGGGCGTGATTGAAGGGAAAAAAATCGCGGTACACAAACAGCCGAAGAAGAAAGAGGGAGAAAAAACAGCCGAGGCCCCGAAGGCCGAAGCGGCTGCTCCGGCGGCGGAAGCCGCAGCGCCGGCAGCTGTGCAATAG
- the nth gene encoding endonuclease III codes for MIARIIDQKLFAQRKKRVAKIIAALKKLFPQAKIALRFKNHWELLVAVELSAQCTDKKVNEVTEALFKKYRTLDDYVHADRSEFEKDIHSTGFFRNKTKNILAAAKMVKEKFGGKLPRTMEEMLTIPGVARKTANVVLSNAYGVVEGIAVDTHVKRLARVLGLTDNTDPVKIERDLMALIPKRDWFEFTYRLINYGRTCCVARSHDHKKCPLT; via the coding sequence ATGATAGCAAGAATCATAGATCAAAAACTTTTTGCACAACGCAAAAAACGCGTCGCAAAAATAATCGCGGCGTTGAAAAAGCTTTTCCCCCAAGCCAAGATCGCGTTGAGATTTAAGAATCATTGGGAACTGCTCGTCGCCGTTGAACTTTCCGCGCAGTGCACGGACAAAAAAGTGAATGAAGTGACGGAGGCATTGTTTAAAAAATACCGGACGCTGGACGATTACGTACACGCGGATCGCAGCGAGTTTGAAAAAGATATTCATTCCACCGGTTTTTTCCGTAACAAAACAAAAAATATTCTCGCCGCCGCGAAAATGGTCAAAGAAAAATTCGGCGGAAAACTTCCGAGGACAATGGAAGAAATGCTCACGATTCCGGGCGTGGCGAGGAAAACCGCGAACGTGGTGCTGAGCAATGCTTATGGCGTGGTGGAGGGAATAGCGGTTGATACGCACGTGAAGCGCTTGGCGCGCGTGTTGGGGCTCACCGACAACACCGATCCGGTAAAAATTGAGCGCGACTTGATGGCGCTTATCCCCAAGCGTGATTGGTTTGAATTTACCTATCGCCTGATCAATTACGGCCGGACATGTTGCGTGGCGCGTTCGCATGATCACAAAAAATGTCCATTAACGTGA
- a CDS encoding KH domain-containing protein, producing MQETDQQFLEYVVKSIVDHPDEVKIDRKVDEMGVLLSLRVHREDMGQVVGRQGATAKAIRSLLRIVGIKNNARVNLKIEEPEGSTHVPRSNDAQAVE from the coding sequence ATGCAAGAAACCGACCAACAGTTTTTGGAATACGTGGTGAAGTCCATCGTTGATCATCCGGATGAAGTGAAGATTGACCGGAAGGTGGACGAGATGGGCGTGCTTCTGTCGCTTCGCGTGCATCGCGAGGACATGGGCCAGGTGGTTGGTCGCCAGGGCGCGACCGCGAAAGCCATCCGCTCGCTTTTGAGAATTGTGGGCATCAAAAACAACGCCCGCGTGAATCTGAAAATTGAAGAACCCGAAGGTTCAACGCATGTTCCGCGAAGCAACGACGCGCAGGCAGTGGAATAG
- a CDS encoding FAD-binding oxidoreductase: protein MKLSDEIKKFLKGEVYDDEATLQAYSHDASLFEVKPALVVAPKDAKDIEALVKFATKHEGVSLTPRSGGTDMSGGALTESVVVDMQKHLNHIKEVGGDFAVTEPGVYYRDFEAATLRKGLLLPSYPASREMCTIGGMVANNSGGEKTLAYGKTERYVSSLKAVLADGKTYELRPLDGSELKKKMASRTFEGRLYKGLYTLVTKNAELLKRAKPNVSKNSAGYYLWNVWDSEKKVFDITKLFVGSQGTLGIATEVKFRLVKPKPYAKMLVLFLRDTGVLGELAKTAVRFGPESFESFDDNTLKLVFRYLPDLIKLIKPKNMFSLMLKFLPEAWMILTGGFPKLVMLLEFTGDSEAEALKKMQTAAAALKKFPVKMRLVKTDEEARKYWVMRRESFNLLRYHLKNKRTAPFIDDVVVRPELLPQFLPQLNAMLAPYKSLTYTIAGHVGDGNIHVIPLMDMRDPASRQIIPELSKKVYDLVLKFGGSTTGEHNDGLIRTPYLEQMYGKEVYKLFQATKKLFDPKNIFNPGKKVDGDLDYAMEHLRTEQE, encoded by the coding sequence ATGAAGCTTTCCGACGAAATAAAAAAGTTTTTGAAGGGCGAAGTATACGACGACGAGGCGACGCTTCAAGCGTATAGCCACGACGCAAGCTTGTTTGAGGTAAAACCCGCGCTTGTGGTTGCGCCAAAGGACGCGAAAGATATTGAGGCGCTTGTGAAGTTTGCGACGAAACACGAGGGTGTGAGTTTGACGCCGCGCTCCGGCGGCACGGACATGTCCGGAGGTGCCTTAACGGAATCCGTTGTCGTGGACATGCAAAAGCACCTGAACCATATAAAGGAAGTCGGTGGGGATTTTGCAGTGACGGAGCCGGGCGTATATTACCGCGATTTTGAAGCGGCAACGCTCCGCAAGGGATTGCTGCTGCCGTCGTATCCCGCGTCTCGGGAAATGTGCACCATCGGCGGAATGGTGGCTAACAATTCCGGAGGCGAAAAAACATTGGCATACGGAAAGACCGAGCGCTACGTCTCAAGCTTGAAGGCGGTGCTTGCCGACGGCAAAACATACGAACTCCGTCCGCTCGACGGTTCCGAGCTGAAGAAAAAAATGGCGAGCCGAACATTTGAAGGCAGATTATACAAAGGGCTTTATACGCTCGTCACAAAAAACGCGGAACTGCTGAAACGCGCGAAACCCAACGTGTCGAAAAATTCCGCGGGATATTATTTGTGGAACGTGTGGGACAGCGAGAAAAAAGTTTTTGATATTACGAAACTGTTTGTGGGTTCGCAGGGGACGCTGGGTATCGCGACGGAGGTAAAATTCCGGCTCGTGAAACCGAAACCGTACGCGAAAATGCTCGTGCTCTTTTTGCGCGACACGGGCGTTCTTGGCGAATTGGCAAAGACCGCGGTGCGCTTCGGACCGGAAAGCTTTGAATCGTTTGACGATAACACCTTAAAGCTCGTGTTCCGTTATTTGCCGGACTTGATCAAACTTATCAAGCCGAAAAATATGTTTTCGCTGATGCTGAAGTTCTTGCCCGAGGCATGGATGATTCTGACCGGCGGATTCCCGAAGCTCGTGATGCTCTTGGAATTTACGGGCGACTCTGAAGCGGAGGCATTGAAAAAAATGCAGACCGCCGCCGCGGCGCTCAAAAAGTTTCCCGTAAAGATGCGGCTGGTTAAAACCGATGAAGAAGCGCGCAAGTATTGGGTGATGCGGCGGGAGAGTTTCAACTTGCTCCGTTACCATTTAAAGAACAAACGCACCGCGCCGTTCATCGATGATGTGGTGGTGCGTCCGGAACTCTTGCCGCAATTTTTGCCGCAGCTGAACGCCATGCTCGCGCCATACAAAAGTTTGACGTACACCATCGCGGGGCACGTGGGCGACGGAAATATCCATGTTATCCCGCTCATGGACATGCGCGACCCCGCTTCGCGTCAAATTATTCCCGAGCTTTCTAAAAAAGTGTACGATCTTGTGCTGAAATTCGGCGGTTCCACGACAGGCGAACACAACGACGGCCTCATTCGCACGCCATATCTTGAACAGATGTACGGGAAAGAAGTATATAAACTATTCCAAGCGACAAAAAAACTCTTTGACCCGAAAAACATTTTTAATCCCGGCAAAAAAGTTGATGGCGACTTGGACTACGCGATGGAGCATCTTCGGACGGAGCAGGAGTGA
- a CDS encoding phosphoribosylamine--glycine ligase, which yields MPEEQKNPNAKKFLFVSHESLSGDLAWQLKKEGAEVKVYIKAKSDADVYDGILDKVADWEKEIDWADVVVFDDVGFGEAADKLRTAGKLVIGGSVYTDRLEIEREYGQSEMKRLGLLTLPHWDFENFDDAIKFLKENPGRYAWKPSGNTPSYMKGLLFLGTEEDGKDIVEILERNKNGWGKKIKNFQLQKFVSGVEVAVGAFFNGHDFIQPVNINFEHKKLFPGDIGPYTGEMGTLMFWTATNTLFRATLEKMRDELRVAKYAGYVDINCIANARGIYPLEFTCRFGYPTISIQMEGVQSVWGEFLLALANGTPFDLKTKKGFQIGAIIAVPPFPYDDQKTTDTYKDLSILFKKPSTEGLHLGDVKIVDGDWRVAGESGYVLVVTGSGTTVTEARVQMYNRIGNIMLQNMFYRTDIGAKWTEDSDRLQTWGY from the coding sequence ATGCCGGAAGAACAAAAAAATCCTAACGCGAAAAAATTCCTTTTCGTCTCACATGAAAGTTTGAGCGGCGATTTGGCGTGGCAGTTAAAAAAAGAAGGGGCAGAGGTGAAGGTATACATCAAGGCGAAAAGCGACGCGGATGTGTACGACGGCATTTTGGATAAAGTCGCCGATTGGGAGAAGGAAATTGATTGGGCGGATGTCGTGGTGTTTGATGATGTGGGTTTTGGCGAGGCGGCTGACAAGCTGCGCACCGCGGGGAAGCTGGTCATCGGTGGAAGCGTGTACACCGACCGTTTGGAGATTGAGCGCGAATACGGCCAGTCCGAGATGAAGCGGTTGGGGCTTTTGACGCTGCCGCATTGGGACTTTGAAAACTTTGACGATGCGATAAAATTTTTGAAAGAAAATCCCGGACGGTACGCGTGGAAGCCGTCGGGCAACACGCCGTCGTACATGAAAGGCTTGTTGTTTTTGGGAACCGAAGAAGACGGTAAAGATATCGTCGAGATTTTGGAGCGCAACAAAAACGGATGGGGGAAAAAGATTAAGAATTTCCAGTTGCAGAAATTCGTTTCCGGCGTGGAGGTTGCCGTCGGCGCGTTTTTTAACGGTCACGATTTCATCCAGCCGGTGAACATTAACTTTGAACATAAAAAACTCTTTCCGGGCGACATTGGCCCATACACGGGCGAGATGGGTACGCTGATGTTTTGGACAGCGACCAACACGTTGTTCCGCGCGACGTTGGAAAAAATGCGCGACGAGCTGCGCGTCGCGAAATATGCCGGCTATGTGGACATCAACTGCATCGCGAACGCGCGTGGCATCTATCCGCTGGAGTTCACGTGCCGCTTCGGCTACCCGACAATCTCTATTCAAATGGAAGGCGTGCAAAGCGTGTGGGGCGAATTTTTGCTGGCGTTGGCAAACGGAACGCCGTTTGATCTTAAAACAAAAAAGGGTTTCCAGATCGGTGCCATCATCGCCGTGCCGCCGTTCCCTTATGATGACCAAAAGACGACTGATACCTATAAAGATCTTTCTATCCTGTTTAAAAAGCCAAGCACGGAAGGTTTGCACTTAGGCGATGTGAAGATTGTTGACGGCGACTGGAGGGTTGCGGGGGAGTCGGGGTATGTGCTGGTTGTGACCGGATCAGGCACGACGGTTACGGAGGCGAGGGTGCAGATGTATAACCGCATCGGCAACATCATGCTGCAAAATATGTTTTACCGCACCGACATCGGCGCGAAATGGACGGAAGACAGCGACCGCTTGCAAACGTGGGGATAT